The genomic segment GCCTGCTGTGCCGGATCAACCCGAGAGCCTGCGTGTCCTGGTCGTGGATGACGACATTCGAGTAGCCGACAGCATGGCCAAAATTCTCTCGGCCAGCGGACATGAGGCCGTGCCGGCCTACAGCGCGGAAGCCGCGATCAAACTGGCGGCGCGGATTGCGCCGCATGCCGTGATTTCGGACATTGTGATGGGGCCGGTGAGCGGCATCGAGCTGGCCAATCACATGCGCGAGCACTTTCCGGGCTGCAAGGTGCTGCTGATCTCAGGGCACGCTTCGGCTTCGGACTTCGGGCAGAAGCTGCTGCCACGGTCGTCGAGTTTGCAGTTTGCGCCGAAGCCGGTGGCGCCGGACCGGATTCTGGAGTTTGTGGCGTCGTGCCGCGCGCAGGATGCGTCGATGGAGCCGGCGGCGGGGGCGTGAGGCTGGAAGGAAGCGATCGGTCGCATCCTTCCACAATCCTCAATTTGCCTTATCGAGATCTGCGGACAGGTGGATGGTGGGACCACTCACATTCATCTTGCGCGTCCATGACGTGAATCCCCTCTTGAGAACGGTAATCTCGTGTTCACCGATTGCTACGTAGACGGTGGATGGCGTGCTGCCTACGAAGTTGCCGTCGACGTTGATATCCGCTCCGGAAGGTGTCGATTCGATGTAGACGCCAGCTTGACCTGCAGGAGCGGCGGTCGGGGTGGGTGCAGCGGCCACAGCGGGAGCCGCGCCGAATTTCATCATGTCCAGATGCATGTCACCCTGGACGAAGGCGGTGATTTCGGTTCCTTGCGGGATGGTGATGTCTTTGCCATGGATGAAGAGGAACAGAGGCGCGGCGGGAAAGAAGACGATGGATGTGGCGACCATTGCGCCTGTCATGGCCCCAATGTGGCCGCCGCCCTTGTTGTCTTGGACGGCGCGTAGTGCGGCTTTCTCCTGGTCGGCCAGGCGCGCATAGGTGATGCTGATGTTCAGCTTTCCACCGCGGCCCATGCTCTTTTTTGGATTCGCTTCCGTAACCGTGCCGATGGCCGTTGCCCCCTTGGGAAGTACGACGGTGTCGTCAACCTTGAGATCCTCAAGTACCTCAAATGGGATCTCCTGGCCAACTTTCGCATTGGCGGAAGAGATCGTCTGAGTGAGGCGCAGCTTGACGGGAGTTCCGTCGAGCAGCGTGTGGGGAGGGGGCGGCGTGGAGGGCACTGGGGGATTGTTCACTGTTCCCGGCGTAACGGCTGCTTGCTGGGCGAGAACTGAGGCAGAGAGGCTGACAAAGAGGCAAAATCGAACACACGTGCGGATCATTCTGGTCCTTTCCCGAGGGTCTATTGCTTTTTTGGGAGGCGAGGGAATGATCTACCTAGCGTGGCGGTCGATGCAAGTGTCTCTGATACGTCTTCTGTGTGATTTTCACTGACCAACGCAGCACAGCCCGCCGGAGCGATGCGGCGGGCTGTGTGCGAGTGCTTTGATGAAACGGGCTACTGTGCCATGCTGCGGACGCGGTCGCCGGTCTGGAAGCCCGTGCCGCTGACGGGTGAGCAGACGGCCGATGCATCATCGACGTCCGTGGCCCTGATCACGCCGACGGTGGAGGTGAGGCGGCGGATGACAGCGCCGGTCTCGGGGTCCTTGATTTCCTTGGTGACGCGAATGACTTCGAGCTGATCGCCGACGTTGACGCCGCCCTTCTTGCCGACGTTGAGAACGATCTGGCCGCCGTCAACCGCGGCTACGAGGCCGTCCACTGTGACCTTGTGGATAGCGACCTTGGGAGCGTCGGAGACGACCGACGCGGTCAGCGTGTCGACGGCCTGCTTGGTGGCCTCGCCGATGATGGTTTCCTGGAAGTTGGAGGAACCGAAGTCGACGGCGCCGTTGCCCCAACCGCTCCAGTTGCCGCCGCCGCCAAGCAGCGAGGTGGACGAACGTGCGGAAGTGCCCGCACCCTCAGCGATGGCGAGGATTTCGCCGGTTTCAACGTTCACGATACGCGCGGTGAGGCCGACGTTGGCATTGGACTTGGAGTGGCCCACGCCGCCGAGGCCGTAGCCGTGCCAGCCGCCTCCGCCTCCGCCCACGTTGGTCTTTTTGGTCTCGTTGCCGAACTGCGTGACGGAGCCAACGATGATGGCGTCAACGCCCAGCAGTTTGCCGAGTTTAGCGGCGCTGGAGGGATCGGCGCGCTGGGAGTTGTTGAAATTCTGCTCGGCCATGATCTTGTCGAGCGCGGAACGCTCAATGATGGAGTAGGTGCCGTTCTTGACGAGGCCGGCGATCAGGAGATCGGTGACTCCCTTGCCCACGTCGATATTGCTGCCGAACATGGCGGAGGAGTAGCTCTGCACGGTGGCGTAATCGAAGTCCATGACTGCTATGCGCGCCTTGCGCTGAGCCTGAGCGGAAAGGGCCGTGGTCACGGCCAGGAGAAGAGCCAATACGCGGACGGAGAGAAGCGATTTCATCATGAGCCTCGGCTATTTAGAGTTGGAGCCCAATGTCAATAGTGGAATCGAGCATCAGCGTCAATCGGATTGGCGCTGATGTCAAGGAAAAAGAGAGCGAGTCCCAGGGCTGCAGGGCTCAGAAATGCAGACGGAAGGCATTAGCTCGCTTCGATTCCCGTTCCAGTGTGGCGGTGGGGCGCGGATTGTGACGGGGAGGGGCGCTGACGGCGGTTTTCCACGGGCATGCACAGGCTTGAAGTGGTTTGCTCGGTGCGCACCGCTATGCTAACCTTTAGTTCTGTGCCGAAGAACGCGCGGAACGCTGGTGTGTCCGCTAATTTCTGAGGGTTCCGGGCGGTTTTCCGGAGTGGTCAAGAGGGCGATTCTGCTGGAAAAGCAGGGGCGCTCGAAGGGCTGGCGTAGCTCAGCTGGTAGAGCATCTGATTTGTAATCAGAGGGTCGGGGGTTCAAATCCCTTCGCCAGCTCCACTCAAGAGAACGATGGGGCTGAAGGCACTAGAGTTTTCCGATGCTGGAACGGTAAGCATCGGGCCTGTCCCTGCGGTGATCCCACCTCCAGGTGCATGCAGCGCAAAGGCCGGAGAAACGGTCCGGTGGAATGCTGGTGCGCGGAAAGGGTTTCCGAATGGGCGGGACGAGTTGCACAGGTGGCCGAGTGGTTAATGGCAGCAGACTGTAAATCTGCCGCTCCTTGGAGCTACGGAGGTTCGAATCCTCCCCTGTGCACCATGTTTTGGATCGGGGTTGGGCGAGAGGTTGAGCAATGCGCGATGAGCAGCAGGGAACGCGCAACGGTTCGGATCTCGAGCGGCGGTACCCGATAGCGCTGGCGATGTTCGGAGTGCTGGCGGTGCTGGTGTGGTTTACCATCGGTGAGGGCTCGGTTGTGGTGTTGGGCCGGCCAGTGGAAGTGCGATGGGTGGTGGAGTTCATCCTCGCCATGTTTGTCTTCCGCACGGTGATGGCCATGCAGGCCGACCGGATCCGGCGGGGTGGTAAGTAGGTTTAGAAGGGCTGATGTAGCTCAGTTGGTAGAGCACTCCCTTGGTAAGGGAGAGGTCACCGGTTCAATCCCGGTCATCAGCTCCAGAAATGCGAGTGATCAGTGGTCGGTGATCAGTGGTCAGCAAGCCCAGCGGATGTACGGGCCGATTCTGATCACTGAACACTGACCCCTAATCACTGGGTTTTTGCGGGAGTAACTCAGTGGTAGAGTCACAGCCTTCCAAGCTGTTGGTCGCGGGTTCGAGTCCCGTCTCCCGCTCCAAAGTTCAGTAGTTTTCGGCAAGAGCAAGTCCAGGCAGTGCAATTCCAGGCAGATCAGCAGCAGGGGTTGGAAGTGGCAAAGATGTTCGAGCAGGCGACGATCGCCGTCCAGGATCAGAAGGGGTATGCGCAGCTGCACTCGATGCTGGACGCAGCGTTTGCCCAGAGCGATGTGGAAGTGCTTCTGAACCGCGTGGTGAAGGCGAAGCTGCCCATCCGGGATTTCGAGACTGTTATTCAGCGTGGGTATCTAGGCAAGGATGCCCTGGCGGTTTATCAGAGCCTGCCGGTAAGCGACCAGGCACTGACCCGCGAGCGATACCTGAGACTGGTGGAGCAGGTGCCGGATGCGCTGCGGCAGCGGTATTTCAAGGCGTACGCGTACTACTGAGATAAGCAGTGGTCAGGGATCAGTGGTCAGTTGTCAGATTGACGACGAGGCTGGCCGAGTGGGCACTGCAAAGAGTTTGAACTGACGGCTGAGAGCTGAAGGCTGGTTTTGAAGTCCAACGAAAGGGACACGCAATGGCGAAGGAAAAATTTGATCGTTCGAAGCCTCACGTGAACGTGGGCACGATTGGACACATCGATCACGGCAAGACGACGTTGACGGCGGCGATCACGAAGGTATTGTCGAAGCACAACCCGAAGATCGCGTTCCGTTCGT from the Occallatibacter riparius genome contains:
- a CDS encoding response regulator, whose amino-acid sequence is MGNFLPGWGPAVPDQPESLRVLVVDDDIRVADSMAKILSASGHEAVPAYSAEAAIKLAARIAPHAVISDIVMGPVSGIELANHMREHFPGCKVLLISGHASASDFGQKLLPRSSSLQFAPKPVAPDRILEFVASCRAQDASMEPAAGA
- a CDS encoding PEGA domain-containing protein, which codes for MIRTCVRFCLFVSLSASVLAQQAAVTPGTVNNPPVPSTPPPPHTLLDGTPVKLRLTQTISSANAKVGQEIPFEVLEDLKVDDTVVLPKGATAIGTVTEANPKKSMGRGGKLNISITYARLADQEKAALRAVQDNKGGGHIGAMTGAMVATSIVFFPAAPLFLFIHGKDITIPQGTEITAFVQGDMHLDMMKFGAAPAVAAAPTPTAAPAGQAGVYIESTPSGADINVDGNFVGSTPSTVYVAIGEHEITVLKRGFTSWTRKMNVSGPTIHLSADLDKAN
- a CDS encoding CsgG/HfaB family protein, with protein sequence MMKSLLSVRVLALLLAVTTALSAQAQRKARIAVMDFDYATVQSYSSAMFGSNIDVGKGVTDLLIAGLVKNGTYSIIERSALDKIMAEQNFNNSQRADPSSAAKLGKLLGVDAIIVGSVTQFGNETKKTNVGGGGGGWHGYGLGGVGHSKSNANVGLTARIVNVETGEILAIAEGAGTSARSSTSLLGGGGNWSGWGNGAVDFGSSNFQETIIGEATKQAVDTLTASVVSDAPKVAIHKVTVDGLVAAVDGGQIVLNVGKKGGVNVGDQLEVIRVTKEIKDPETGAVIRRLTSTVGVIRATDVDDASAVCSPVSGTGFQTGDRVRSMAQ